A single window of Betta splendens chromosome 11, fBetSpl5.4, whole genome shotgun sequence DNA harbors:
- the snrnp40 gene encoding U5 small nuclear ribonucleoprotein 40 kDa protein, producing the protein MIEPKKRAADMAVVPAAVKRPRTELVAAAQSQQLVASGPPRTSSLQAPIMLMSGHEGEVYCCKFHPNGATLASSGFDRLILLWNVWGDCENYATLKGHSGAVMELHYNTDGSVLFSASTDKTVGVWDSDTGERIKRLKGHTSFVNTCYPARRGPQLVCTGSDDGTVKLWDIRKKGAIHTFQNTYQVLAVTFNDTSDQILSGGIDNDIKVWDLRQNKLIYNMHGHGDSVTGLSLSSEGSYLLSNSMDNTVRIWDVRPFAPKERCVKIFQGNVHNFEKNLLRCSWSTDGSKIAAGSADRFVYIWDTTSRRILYKLPGHAGSVNEVAFHPEEPVVLSGSSDKRLYMGEIQ; encoded by the exons ATGATTGAACCCAAGAAGAGAGCCGCGGACATGGCGGTGGTCCCGGCAGCCGTCAAGCGACCCCGGACGGAGCTGGTGGCAGCGGCTCAGTCTCAGCAACTCGTGGCCTCG GGTCCCCCACGGACCTCCAGCCTGCAAGCCCCCATTATGTTAATGTCTGGCCACGAGGGTGAGGTTTACTGCTGCAAGTTTCATCCAAatggagccacgctggcctCGTCAGGATTTGACAGGCTCATAT TGCTGTGGAATGTGTGGGGAGACTGTGAAAATTATGCCACTCTGAAAGGACACAGTGGAGCAGTAATGGAGCTGCACTATAACACAGATGGCAG tgTACTGTTTTCAGCAAGCACAGACAAGACTGTCGGTGTGTGGGACAGTGATACAGGAGAGAGGATCAAGCGCCTGAAGGGCCACACCTCCTTTGTGAACACCTGCTACCCTGCTCGCAGAGGACCTCAGCTTGTCTGTACTGGCAGCGATGATGGGACAGTCAAA CTTTGGGACATCCGTAAGAAGGGAGCGATCCACACTTTCCAGAACACTTACCAGGTGCTCGCCGTGACCTTCAATGACACCAGTGACCAGATTCTGTCAGGAGGAATCGACAATGACATCAAG gtttGGGACCTGAGGCAGAATAAGCTGATCTACAACATGCATGGCCACGGTGACTCAGTAACTGGACTCAGCTTGAGCTCAGAGGGTTCATACCTTCTTTCAAACTCCATGGACAATACAG TGCGTATTTGGGATGTTCGACCATTTGCGCCAAAGGAAAGATGTGTGAAGATTTTCCAGGGAAATGTTCACAACTTTGAAAAG AATTTGCTGAGGTGCTCCTGGTCCACTGATGGCAGTAAGATAGCTGCAGGCTCAGCTGACAG ATTTGTGTATATTTGGGACACCACATCACGTAGGATCCTGTACAAGCTGCCGGGCCATGCTGGCTCAGTCAATGAAGTAGCCTTCCACCCAGAGGAGCCTGTAG TGCTGTCTGGCTCCAGTGATAAACGGCTCTACATGGGAGAAATCCAATAG
- the zcchc17 gene encoding nucleolar protein of 40 kDa — MCDRGGSASEPSGLDGLPPMHSIAKGEVVSLQSYGAFVRLPGYKKEGLVHVSEMSASRVENASDIVSMGEQVWIKVIGREIQGDKVKLSFSMKAVNQGTGRDLDPNNVMAEQDARRRRRFVDQTGNRIALEAVLNTTCSKCGCKGHFTKDCFAAPGLQYALLPEEDDQEPQQGQQQTPTVAPQQLSDKKKKKKEKKMKKRKKEKKESDSDSGSSSVGECKSKRRRHEHTHDKQDKKKKKHKKHKSHKHS, encoded by the exons ATGTGTGACCGTGGTGGGTCTGCATCCGAGCCCTCTGGACTGGATGGTCTTCCACCAATGCACAGCATTGCCAAGGGAGAGGTGGTTTCTCTGCAAAGCTATGGGGCTTTTGTTCGACTGCCAGGATACAAGAAGGAAG GTCTAGTGCATGTGAGTGAAATGTCAGCCTCCCGAGTTGAGAATGCCTCAGACATTGTTTCTATGGGAGAACAGGTTTGGATTAAAGTTATTGGAAGAGAG ATTCAGGGTGACAAAGTGAAATTGTCTTTCTCAATGAAAGCTGTCAATCAGGGAACAGGGAGGGATTTGGATCCAAACAATGTCATGGCAGA GCAAGATGCAAGGCGACGTAGGCGGTTTGTAGACCAAACTGGCAACAGGATCGCACTGGAGGCTGTACTCAACACAACATGTTCAAAGTGCGGCTGCAAAG gtcaCTTTACAAAAGATTGCTTCGCTGCTCCGGGCTTGCAGTATGCTCTATTGCCTGAAGAGGACGACCAAGAGCCACAACAAGGACAGCAGCAGACGCCTACAGTTGCACCACAGCAACTgtcagacaaaaagaagaagaaaaag gagaagaaaatgaagaagaggaagaaggagaaaaaggagtCCGACAGCGACAGCGGCAGTAGCAGTGTCGGTGAATGCAAATCCAAAAGGAGGCGGCATGAACACACTCACgacaaacaggacaaaaagaagaagaaacacaagaaacataaatcacacaaacacagctga